A genome region from Brassica oleracea var. oleracea cultivar TO1000 chromosome C2, BOL, whole genome shotgun sequence includes the following:
- the LOC106323831 gene encoding uncharacterized protein LOC106323831: MVMKFLNCLPRSKFIHIVASLEQVLELNSAGFEDTVGRLKAFEERIKEETQEEDHSKPMFGKDDKKNRGSHNNSRGRGICRGYDGRRRGRGRSNGSDGHKKGGEALDKTTKDYFKVKCWRCHKMGYFVSHCPTTKRRNKSNETQEADALYMHNVVFLNKQRVLPKRFDECDGNTSIWYLDNGAWERRVLKDIYYIPSLKHNIISLGQATEMGCEVNMKEDLLMLKDSHGRLLVQVARSPNRLYKTPMEIEYPRCLQIKETDTTSTWHARLGHVNFGVMKNMVDKEMVVGMPQVLHKKDVCSACLVGKQTRKSFPPKEKY, from the exons ATGGTAATGAAATTTCTAAACTGTCTTCCAAGGAGCAAATTCATACACATCGTAGCTTCTTTAGAGCAAGTCCTTGAACTAAATTCAGCGGGTTTCGAAGACACTGTTGGGAGATTAAAAGCTTTCGAAGAGCGTATAAAAGAAGAAACCCAAGAAGAAGATCATAGCAAACCTATGTTTGGAAAAGATGACAAAAAAAACCGCGGAAGCCATAACAACTCGCGAGGAAGAGGCATATGCAGGGGTTATGATGGAAGAAGAAGAGGACGAGGAAGGTCTAATGGTTCTGATGGTCATAAGAAAGGAGGAGAAGCTTTGGACAAGACCACGAAGGACTACTTTAAGGTTAAATGCTGGAGATGCCACAAGATGGGATACTTTGTGTCACACTGTCCTACGACCAAGAGAAGAAACAAATCCAACGAAACACAAGAAGCAGATGCATTATATATGCACAATGTTGTATTCCTCAACAAACAGAGAGTTCTCCCTAAAAGATTTGACGAGTGCGATGGAAATACGAGTATATGGTATCTTGACAATGGTGCAT GGGAGAGAAGAGTACTCAAAGATATCTACTACATCCCAAGTCTTAAACACAATATCATAAGTCTTGGACAAGCAACCGAGATGGGTTGTGAGGTAAATATGAAAGAAGACTTACTAATGCTGAAAGATTCTCATGGAAGACTATTAGTACAAGTCGCAAGGTCACCGAACCGACTGTACAAGACGCCAATGGAAATTGAATATCCTAGATGCCTTCAAATAAAAGAAACTGATACTACATCGACATGGCATGCACGGCTTGGACATGTGAACTTTGGAGTCATGAAGAATATGGTAGACAAGGAGATGGTAGTAGGGATGCCTCAGGTATTACACAAGAAAGATGTTTGCAGCGCTTGCTTAGTTGGGAAGCAAACTCGAAAGTCTTTCCCGCCTAAGGAAAAATATTGA